In one window of Coregonus clupeaformis isolate EN_2021a unplaced genomic scaffold, ASM2061545v1 scaf0366, whole genome shotgun sequence DNA:
- the LOC121563776 gene encoding protein Aster-A isoform X5 has translation MLMVEEGSTRFIPQHCHSTASNSPRSTPGSSPSLRQRVLGGSGGGGGRTSDAEGGPGERSGERRGSDSPLPSSSAAASAYPIASRHFSRNAKKMQSWYNVLSPTYKQRNEDFRKLFKKLPDTERLIVDYSCALQKDILLQGRLYLSENWLCFYSNIFRWETTITILLKDVTTLTKEKTAKVIPNAIQISTDHDKHFFTSFGARDRSYMMIFRLWQNALMDKPLSPKELWHIVHQCYGTELGLTSEDDDYVSPTAEHINGLLPVDESVSVSDLLDLSSLGAIASLGSSPHSSMAALFPSGPLLASGGLGFSPPSSSSTCLPIDIPGSTSLDPPDPSPPSSQSSLPSTTHSTHTASLSAPASAAASFYVEEGGDSLLESANHMMPPSATSLGNLSSLDQLTNDDELPTDPSNSSDTQEEDEVESFCADLAGRLHINMVVRMSVDKLHDLLFSADTHFIQHLFSQRHFTDLSVSEWQQDSSSGKTNRILSYTIAINNPLGPKTAPVVETQTLYKNSAPGECYVVDSEVITSGIPYQDYFYTVHRYCLTSINKNKSRLRVSSDICYKKQPWSLVKALIEKNTWSGIEEYYRHMESEVCKLETLLQSEVSVVTSGDAVGADAAKTPPALRRRKRTCSWRQGDREREGGGAGGGEHGDRGMGEERREAGGQYKHGERSRGGGNRISTILLIVSFMICVSLVVLVALNMLLFYKLYSLERAAHTLETWHSFSLSDSPLPQSAGEWAQVLQLQRQFHQAQLGKWQEILQSSVTLLDQMKQSLEKLHRGIVTPEVQQDPPSNPTSESVTEH, from the exons ATGTTGATGGTAGAGGAAGGATCCACAAGGTTCATACCACAGCACTGCCACAG tacCGCCAGTAACTCTCCCCGCAGCACCCCTGGCAGCTCCCCCTCTCTGCGCCAGCGGGTGCTGGGGGGTAGTGGTGGGGGTGGAGGCAGGACCAGCGACGCAGAGGGTGGCCCAGGGGAGCGCAGCGGGGAAAGGAGGGGTTCGGACAGCCCCCTGCCATCCTCCTCCGCTGCCGCCTCCGCCTACCCCATCGCCTCACGCCATTTCAGCCGCAACGCCAAG AAAATGCAGAGCTGGTACAAT gTTCTCAGTCCCACTTATAAACAGCGCAATGAGGATTTCCGTAAACTCTTCAAGAAGCTGCCAGACACGGAACGCCTCATAGTGG acTACTCGTGTGCGTTGCAGAAAGACATCCTACTTCAGGGGCGACTCTATCTGTCAGAGAACTGGCTCTGCTTCTATAGCAATATCTTCCGCTGGGAAACCACT ATCACAATCCTGCTGAAAGATGTGACCACCCTGACCAAGGAGAAGACTGCCAAAGTCATCCCCAACGCCATTCAGATCAGCACTGACCACGACAAG CACTTCTTCACATCTTTCGGGGCAAGGGATCGCAGCTACATGATGATTTTCAGACTGTGGCAGAACGCACTGATGGACAAG CCTCTGTCCCCAAAGGAGCTGTGGCACATAGTCCATCAGTGTTACGGCACTGAGCTGGGCCTCACCAGTGAAGACGATGACTATGTCTCCCCCACCGCCGAGCACATTAACGGCCTACT GCCAGTGGATGAgtcagtctctgtctctgacctGTTGGACCTCAGTTCCTTGGGGGCCATAGCTTCTCTGGGCAGCTCGCCCCACTCCTCCATGGCAGCCTTGTTCCCCAGTGGCCCCCTCCTAGCCAGCGGTGGTCTGggcttctctcccccctcctcctcatccaccTGTCTGCCCATAGACATCCCCGGCAGCACCTCCCTCGACCCCCCGGATCCAAGCCCGCCCAGCTCTCAGAGCTCCCTGCCCTCcaccacacactccacacacaccgcCTCCTTGTCCGCCCCCGCCTCGGCTGCTGCCTCTTTC TATGTGGAGGAGGGCGGGGACAGCCTGTTGGAGTCGGCCAATCACATGATGCCCCCGTCTGCCACCAGCCTGGGAAACCTCTCCTCATTGGACCAGCTCACCAATGATGACGAGCTGCCCACAGACCCCAGCAACTCCTCAGACACACAGGAAGAGG ACGAGGTGGAGTCGTTCTGTGCAGACCTGGCTGGCCGGCTGCACATCAACATGGTGGTGCGCATGAGCGTGGACAAGCTGCATGACCTGCTCTTCTCCGCCGACACACACTTCATCCAGCATCTCTTCTCCCAGCGCCACTTCACAG aCCTGTCAGTTAGTGAGTGGCAGCAGGACAGCAGCAGTGGGAAGACCAACCGCATCCTGAGTTACACCATCGCCATCAACAACCCCCTGGGCCCCAAGACCGCCCCCGTAGTGGAAACTCAG ACGCTGTATAAGAACAGTGCGCCGGGTGAGTGTTACGTGGTGGACTCTGAGGTCATTACCTCGGGCATCCCCTACCAGGACTACTTCTACACCGTTCACCGCTACTGCCTCACCTCCATCAACAAGAACAAGAGCAGACTCAG GGTGTCATCAGATATCTGCTATAAGAAGCAGCCGTGGAGCCTGGTGAAGGCACTCATAGAGAAGAACACCTGGAGCGGCATTGAGGAGTACTACAGACACATGG aGAGTGAGGTGTGTAAGCTGGAGACCCTGCTCCAGTCGGAGGTGTCAGTGGTGACCTCTGGGGATGCGGTGGGGGCAGACGCTGCCAAGACACCCCCGGCCCTGCGGCGACGCAAACGCACCTGTTCCTGGCGCCAGGGGgaccgggagagagagggagggggcgcGGGAGGTGGAGAGCACGGGGAccgagggatgggagaggagaggagagaggcgg GTGGTCAGTACAAGCATGGAGAGCGGTCGCGTGGAGGAGGCAACCGCATCTCTACCATACTGCTCATAGTCAGCTTCAT GATCTGTGTCAG tctggTGGTGTTGGTGGCTCTCAACATGCTCTTGTTCTACAAGCTGTATTCTCTGGAGAGAGCTGCACACACGCTGGAGACGTGgcactccttctctctgtctgacaG tCCCCTACCCCAGTCTGCAGGAGAGTGGGCCCAGGTGTTGCAGCTCCAGAGACAGTTCCACCAGGCCCAGCTGGGCAAATGGCAAGAGATCCTCCAGTCCTCAGTCACTCTGctagaccag atgAAACAGTCATTGGAAAAGCTCCACCGAGGCATCGTCACTCCAGAAGTCCAGCAGGATCCCCCCTCGAACCCCACTTCGGAGTCTGTCACTGAGCACtga